CGCATGATGCGCGGCACCTCGCGGTCGCTGTGCACGTGGGGCGAGCTGCTCATCACGAGCAGCGGCGCGGCGGTCGGCGTCTTGGCGATCCCGTCTTCGCTCATGGTCCCCCTCCTCCGCTCGCGGCGCTCAGGCCGCGCCCGATCGGCTCTCCAGCGCTCTCAGTTCCGCCTTGCCGCGCCGGAAGAGCTGCACCAGCGGCCGGAAGGAGGGGCAGACGTAGGCGCAGCTGCCGCACTCGATGCAATCCCCCACCCGGTAGTCCGCCAGATCGGCGAAGCGGCCGCGCTCGGCGAGCACGCCCATCGCGCTCGGCACGAGCCCCATCGGGCAGGCGTCCACGCAGGTCCCGCAGCGGATGCAGGGATCGGCAAGATACTGGGTGATCCGCTCGGCCGGCAGGCAGAGGATGCCGCTCGTGCCCTTGATCACCGGCACCTCGAGGCTGAACTGGCCGAGGCCCATCATCGGCCCGCCGAAGATGACCTTGGCGATGCGCGGGCCGAGGCCGCCGCAATGGGCGATGACGTCCGCGAGCAGGGTACCCACGCGCAGGCGCAGATTGGCGGGCCGCGCGATACCCTCGCCGGTCACGGTGGTCACGCGCTCGATGAGCGGCAGACCCTGGCCGACGGCCTCGCAGGCGGCCACGGCGGTGCCCACGTTCTGCACCAGGCAGCCGACGTCCATCGGCAGGCCGCCGGCCGGCACCCTGCGGCCGGTCAGCGCCACGATGAGGTGCTTCTCCGAGCCCTGCGGGTACTTCGCCTCGAGCAGCACGAACTCCGCGGCGACGTCCGGCGGGCAGGCTTTGCGCAGCGCCTCGAGTGCGTCGGGCTTGTTGGCCTCCACCCCGATGATGATTCGCTTCACGCCCAGCACGCGGGCCATCAGGCCGAGGCCCTCCATCACGGCCGGCGCCTGCTCGAGCATTGCGCGGTGGTCGCTGGTCAGGTAGGGCTCGCACTCGGCGCCGTTGAGGATGAAGGTGTCGATCGGCTTGTCGGCCGGCGGGCTCAGCTTGACGTGCGTGGGGAAGGTGGCGCCGCCCATGCCGACCAGGCCGGCGGCCTTCAGTGCATCGCGCAGGGCGGCCGGCGCCTGCTGCCGCCAGTCGCCCAGGGGCGCGAGCCCGTCCCAGAGCCGATCCTCGCCGTCGGCCTCGATCTCGACGGCCGGCAGGGAACGCCCGAGCGGATGCGGCCAGTCCTTGATCGCCTTGACCGCGCCGCTGGTCGGGGCGTGCACCGGCACGGAGACGAAGCCCTGCGGCTGCGAGAGCGGCTCGCCCTTGGCCACCTGCTGCCCCTTGGTAACGAGGGGCGTCCCCGGCGCGCCGAGGTGCTGCGAGAGCGGCACGGCGTAACGCGGCAGCAGGGGCAGGGTCTCGATGGCCAGACCCGCCGTCTCCTTGTGGTAGTCGGGATGGACCCCGCCCTTGAAGCGCATGGCCAGCCTCTCTTCCGCCGCTCAGTGGCGCTTGCTGCGCAGGTCGAGGACGCGGATCGAGCCGTTCGGGCACTGCTCGACGAGCGCCTCGTCGGTAGGGGCGAGGGCATAGTCGACGCGGGCGAGGAAGTCCGTCACCGCGATGCCGCCGCCCGCCGCCTTCTCGCACTTCTTGCAGGCGATGCAAGCGACCTGGCAGGCCTTGCGCGCCTGGGGACCCCTGTCCGTGTTGCTGCAGAGCACGTGGATGCGCGCGCGCTCCGGCACGAGGTCGATGATCCCCTTCGGGCAGGCGCCCACGCACTTGCCGCAGGCCGTGCAGCGCTCGGCGAGGATCTGGGCGATGCCGCTGGGCAGGATCGCGATGGCGCCGAAGCGGCAGGCCCCCTGGCAGTCGCCCAGGCCAAGGCAGCCCTGCAGGCAGGACTTGTCGCCGCCGCCGAGCTGG
This is a stretch of genomic DNA from bacterium. It encodes these proteins:
- a CDS encoding ferredoxin (involved in the electron transport chain; in Methanosarcina acetivorans this protein is part of a cluster involved in electron transfer during growth on acetate), yielding MLVATAVLAGLGLVSGLGLGWAARFFAVETDPRQEALLELLPGANCGGCGCAGCNDFAGAVVSGAAPVDGCPVGGGSTAQAVAGVMGLSVELKERRVALIHCQGGNDLAPRRYLYNGLASCASAAQLGGGDKSCLQGCLGLGDCQGACRFGAIAILPSGIAQILAERCTACGKCVGACPKGIIDLVPERARIHVLCSNTDRGPQARKACQVACIACKKCEKAAGGGIAVTDFLARVDYALAPTDEALVEQCPNGSIRVLDLRSKRH
- the rsxC gene encoding electron transport complex subunit RsxC, yielding MAMRFKGGVHPDYHKETAGLAIETLPLLPRYAVPLSQHLGAPGTPLVTKGQQVAKGEPLSQPQGFVSVPVHAPTSGAVKAIKDWPHPLGRSLPAVEIEADGEDRLWDGLAPLGDWRQQAPAALRDALKAAGLVGMGGATFPTHVKLSPPADKPIDTFILNGAECEPYLTSDHRAMLEQAPAVMEGLGLMARVLGVKRIIIGVEANKPDALEALRKACPPDVAAEFVLLEAKYPQGSEKHLIVALTGRRVPAGGLPMDVGCLVQNVGTAVAACEAVGQGLPLIERVTTVTGEGIARPANLRLRVGTLLADVIAHCGGLGPRIAKVIFGGPMMGLGQFSLEVPVIKGTSGILCLPAERITQYLADPCIRCGTCVDACPMGLVPSAMGVLAERGRFADLADYRVGDCIECGSCAYVCPSFRPLVQLFRRGKAELRALESRSGAA